A genome region from Prochlorococcus marinus CUG1417 includes the following:
- a CDS encoding AAA family ATPase, which translates to MLIQLKIENIALIEIIEINFEKGLNIITGDSGSGKSLILDSLNVLFGGTNIPLKHLIRPGKDHCVIEARFSSSCQINNWLISNGLKTSSSILNIKRISYRKNNKVLSKYSLNNLLINKKLLEELGQLLIDFAGQSDTSIFDSQEKRRLIIDDLCSQELRDISAKIKNIWEESQVLKGLMNEKIESSKKQEENNLITKQILQTLEEANLESSKEILELELLENKLINNLEINNSIQSSLYNLNNCSHDEPSVASLINQSIKNFNKTADFDLKIQKFRENLLDIQTYVEELIFALNSYIQDIDKDDSNLSEIQKRLFFLKNLERTFSLDLTQLIKKRNQLRTYFLKNDKDNEICNIENQIKNLQSNLNSLFITQSTERKKIAKQLQDSVISILRDLGLENANFSIQFSECKPSGDGIDNINFLFSANPDQKLAPLSNVISGGEMSRFLLAIKSSISKKPNTFFLDEIDNGLSGKSLLSLVELIKEISRDQQVLCITHQPFLAARGLAHFKVNKNVIDGITYTSILKLTTKKQRKNELIELIGGGSSEVNEYASRLLDQAAA; encoded by the coding sequence ATGCTAATACAATTAAAGATAGAAAACATAGCCTTAATAGAGATTATAGAAATTAATTTCGAAAAAGGTTTGAATATCATTACTGGAGATTCTGGTTCAGGAAAATCACTAATCTTAGATTCCTTAAATGTATTATTTGGTGGAACTAATATACCTTTAAAACACTTAATACGTCCAGGAAAAGATCATTGTGTTATTGAGGCAAGATTCTCTTCCTCTTGTCAAATCAATAACTGGCTTATTAGTAATGGTTTAAAAACTAGCTCTTCAATCTTAAATATCAAAAGAATATCCTATAGAAAAAACAATAAAGTTTTATCTAAATATAGCCTTAATAATTTATTAATTAATAAAAAATTATTAGAAGAACTTGGACAATTACTAATAGATTTCGCAGGTCAATCAGATACTTCTATATTTGATTCTCAAGAAAAGAGAAGATTAATTATTGATGATTTATGTTCGCAAGAATTAAGGGATATAAGTGCAAAGATTAAAAATATATGGGAGGAAAGTCAGGTTTTAAAAGGATTAATGAATGAAAAAATAGAATCCTCTAAGAAGCAAGAAGAAAATAACTTAATAACTAAACAAATATTGCAAACTTTAGAGGAAGCTAATTTAGAATCAAGTAAGGAAATTTTAGAATTAGAGTTATTAGAAAATAAACTTATAAATAATCTTGAAATAAATAATTCAATTCAATCATCTTTATATAACTTAAATAATTGCAGCCATGATGAACCATCAGTAGCCTCTTTGATAAATCAATCAATAAAAAATTTTAATAAAACAGCAGACTTTGATTTAAAAATTCAAAAGTTTAGAGAAAATTTATTAGATATCCAAACTTATGTAGAAGAGTTAATTTTCGCATTAAACTCATATATTCAAGACATAGATAAAGATGACTCTAACCTTTCAGAAATACAAAAAAGATTATTTTTTTTAAAAAATTTGGAAAGAACTTTTTCACTTGACTTAACTCAATTAATTAAAAAGCGAAATCAATTAAGGACATATTTTCTAAAAAACGATAAAGATAATGAAATTTGTAATATAGAAAATCAAATTAAAAACTTACAAAGTAATTTAAATTCTTTATTTATCACTCAATCTACTGAAAGAAAAAAAATTGCTAAACAATTACAAGATTCAGTTATCTCTATTTTACGGGATTTAGGATTAGAAAATGCAAATTTTTCAATTCAATTTTCAGAATGTAAGCCTTCTGGCGATGGAATTGACAATATAAATTTTTTGTTTTCTGCTAATCCTGATCAGAAGCTTGCTCCATTGTCAAATGTTATTTCAGGTGGAGAAATGTCAAGATTCTTATTAGCTATTAAATCAAGTATTTCTAAAAAACCAAATACTTTCTTTTTAGATGAAATTGATAACGGTTTAAGTGGTAAATCTTTACTTTCTTTGGTTGAGCTAATAAAAGAAATTTCTAGAGATCAACAGGTTTTATGTATTACACATCAGCCTTTTTTAGCTGCTAGAGGATTAGCTCATTTTAAAGTTAATAAAAACGTTATCGATGGAATAACATATACTTCAATTTTAAAACTAACTACAAAAAAACAAAGAAAAAATGAATTAATAGAACTTATTGGTGGAGGATCTTCTGAAGTAAATGAATATGCCTCTAGACTTCTTGATCAAGCTGCTGCATAA